One Ahaetulla prasina isolate Xishuangbanna chromosome 1, ASM2864084v1, whole genome shotgun sequence DNA window includes the following coding sequences:
- the TMEM229B gene encoding transmembrane protein 229B isoform X1, with translation MPMNVEDSRQSSCWGLCGRMAAAEPLTAFSRWYLYAIHGYFCEVMFTAAWEFVVNFNWKFPGVTSVWALFIYGTSILIVEKMYLYLKDKCNILVRCLIYTLWTYLWEFTTGFILRQFNACPWDYSQFDLNFMGLITLEYAVPWFCAAFIMEQLVIRNTLRLRFDENAEPGVPTSVATLANGHVKTN, from the coding sequence AGTTCCTGCTGGGGACTGTGTGGAAGGATGGCAGCTGCAGAACCTTTGACTGCTTTCTCCCGTTGGTACCTATATGCCATTCATGGCTACTTCTGCGAGGTGATGTTCACAGCTGCTTGGGAGTTTGTGGTCAACTTCAACTGGAAGTTCCCAGGTGTCACCAGTGTATGGGCACTCTTCATCTATGGGACATCCATCCTCATTGTAGAAAAGATGTATCTGTACCTAAAGGATAAGTGTAACATACTAGTGCGCTGCCTGATTTACACCCTATGGACGTATCTTTGGGAGTTCACAACTGGCTTCATTCTGCGCCAGTTTAATGCCTGCCCATGGGACTATTCACAGTTTGACTTGAACTTCATGGGCCTCATAACCCTGGAGTATGCTGTCCCATGGTTCTGTGCAGCATTTATCATGGAACAGCTAGTCATCAGGAACACCCTGCGTTTGCGTTTTGATGAGAATGCTGAACCAGGTGTACCTACATCTGTTGCAACCTTggccaatggtcatgtgaaaactaACTGA
- the TMEM229B gene encoding transmembrane protein 229B isoform X2 — MAAAEPLTAFSRWYLYAIHGYFCEVMFTAAWEFVVNFNWKFPGVTSVWALFIYGTSILIVEKMYLYLKDKCNILVRCLIYTLWTYLWEFTTGFILRQFNACPWDYSQFDLNFMGLITLEYAVPWFCAAFIMEQLVIRNTLRLRFDENAEPGVPTSVATLANGHVKTN; from the coding sequence ATGGCAGCTGCAGAACCTTTGACTGCTTTCTCCCGTTGGTACCTATATGCCATTCATGGCTACTTCTGCGAGGTGATGTTCACAGCTGCTTGGGAGTTTGTGGTCAACTTCAACTGGAAGTTCCCAGGTGTCACCAGTGTATGGGCACTCTTCATCTATGGGACATCCATCCTCATTGTAGAAAAGATGTATCTGTACCTAAAGGATAAGTGTAACATACTAGTGCGCTGCCTGATTTACACCCTATGGACGTATCTTTGGGAGTTCACAACTGGCTTCATTCTGCGCCAGTTTAATGCCTGCCCATGGGACTATTCACAGTTTGACTTGAACTTCATGGGCCTCATAACCCTGGAGTATGCTGTCCCATGGTTCTGTGCAGCATTTATCATGGAACAGCTAGTCATCAGGAACACCCTGCGTTTGCGTTTTGATGAGAATGCTGAACCAGGTGTACCTACATCTGTTGCAACCTTggccaatggtcatgtgaaaactaACTGA